One window of the Anaeromyxobacter dehalogenans 2CP-C genome contains the following:
- a CDS encoding M16 family metallopeptidase — protein sequence MRARFAALAPLLLASCAFGRPRLSTPACATGAEALPSGIQLVAYALPHRPDTLVAASYRVGSARDPAGKEGLAHLVEHLSFRARHGGGRALSARLEAEGVEFDGRTSADATDFHAVGDPDQLDALLRIEADRLRDPLAGVDEAELRREREVVLQELALRGDPDALGSQVDWLTARALAGHPYGRIATPESLRAITLEDVRAFARAHYRPENLLLLVAGPAPAGAVAARARAALGELATRPGEPADPPVAPPELRASRPAALDVVRAPVERAWLLLTVPLPGDAAAGGARAYLALRALEAQVEQVLSGPDRDRALSVELLVHGMDGASLPVIRIGLRDPDDARPLVERLRAGLRFAGWQGGPDPGAEELRDRLVLDAHVRLEAFDASEVARWIRLTGRTDYLTGMPAAVGAAVTPDRAAFARRWLREERLVALAVVPGEAPRDEAPPRLAGASALDDDDPHGAAAAGEPAPARDAARAMRPPHLDSARRRRLKNGVRVIVSPRPGYRVLSAHLVVRTAPAGPLERVFEVLALRAARCADRPATVGGDRLEFGARAPTELVDLALAQVACRAGDLAVDAAAFERERDAMADALRRRPPTLHETAGQQLLELLYPGHPYSAEVTEARVRAFRAADAGKWLGLNVRPERAALVIAGDVEATDALFERIEQRLGRWRPRGGDGTLPARPPAPLPGRRELVVVDRPGWRVAEVLVGVRVPPRGARDEAAFRTLSWRLQHVLTARLREGEGLTYRVSLSMLEQSLGSALVLSTAVDRARAGEALAAVLAELAASARPLDPEALARARWRAVRRAGRALGTSWRNALRLTEMFVHGLPPDEWDTFAARAAALDARALVAEAGRWALGREAIVVVGDAAVIAPALEAAGLPARVLPAIARRPPAETAAVGSAAAEPGPRASAP from the coding sequence CCCTCCGGGATCCAGCTGGTCGCGTACGCCCTGCCCCATCGTCCGGACACGCTGGTGGCCGCGTCGTACCGGGTCGGCAGCGCGCGCGACCCCGCCGGGAAGGAGGGCCTCGCGCACCTCGTCGAGCACCTCTCCTTCCGCGCGCGCCACGGCGGCGGGCGCGCCCTCTCGGCGCGGCTCGAGGCGGAGGGGGTCGAGTTCGACGGGCGCACCTCCGCGGACGCCACCGACTTCCACGCGGTGGGCGATCCCGACCAGCTCGACGCGCTGCTCCGCATCGAGGCCGATCGGCTGCGGGACCCGCTCGCGGGGGTGGACGAGGCGGAGCTGCGCCGGGAGCGCGAGGTGGTCCTGCAGGAGCTGGCGCTGCGGGGCGACCCGGACGCGCTCGGGTCGCAGGTGGACTGGCTGACCGCCCGCGCGCTCGCGGGCCACCCCTACGGGCGGATCGCGACGCCCGAGTCGCTGCGCGCCATCACGCTCGAGGACGTGCGGGCGTTCGCGCGGGCGCACTACCGCCCGGAGAACCTGCTGCTGCTCGTGGCGGGGCCCGCGCCGGCGGGGGCGGTCGCCGCCCGCGCCCGCGCCGCGCTCGGCGAGCTGGCCACGCGCCCGGGGGAGCCCGCCGATCCCCCCGTCGCGCCGCCCGAGCTCCGCGCCTCGCGGCCCGCGGCGCTCGACGTGGTGCGCGCGCCGGTGGAGCGCGCCTGGCTCCTGCTCACCGTGCCGCTCCCGGGCGACGCGGCCGCCGGCGGCGCGCGGGCGTACCTGGCGCTCCGCGCGCTCGAGGCGCAGGTGGAGCAGGTGCTCTCCGGGCCGGACCGCGACCGCGCGCTCTCGGTGGAGCTCCTCGTGCACGGGATGGACGGCGCGTCGCTGCCGGTGATCCGGATCGGCCTGCGCGACCCGGACGACGCGCGGCCGCTGGTCGAGCGGCTCCGCGCCGGCCTGCGCTTCGCCGGCTGGCAGGGCGGCCCGGATCCGGGCGCCGAGGAGCTGCGGGACCGCCTGGTGCTGGACGCGCACGTGCGGCTCGAGGCGTTCGACGCGTCGGAGGTCGCCCGCTGGATCCGGCTCACCGGCCGCACCGACTACCTCACCGGCATGCCCGCGGCGGTCGGCGCCGCGGTGACCCCGGACCGCGCCGCGTTCGCCCGCCGCTGGCTGCGCGAGGAGCGCCTGGTGGCGCTGGCGGTCGTGCCGGGCGAGGCGCCGCGGGACGAGGCGCCGCCGCGCCTGGCCGGCGCGAGCGCGCTCGACGACGACGACCCGCACGGCGCCGCGGCCGCCGGCGAGCCCGCCCCCGCGCGCGACGCGGCCCGCGCCATGCGCCCGCCGCACCTCGACAGCGCGCGCCGGCGCCGGCTGAAGAACGGCGTGCGCGTGATCGTGTCGCCGCGGCCCGGCTACCGCGTGCTCTCGGCGCACCTGGTGGTGCGCACCGCGCCCGCCGGCCCGCTGGAGCGCGTCTTCGAGGTGCTGGCGCTCCGCGCCGCCCGCTGCGCCGACCGGCCCGCCACCGTGGGCGGCGACCGGCTGGAGTTCGGCGCGCGCGCGCCCACCGAGCTCGTGGACCTGGCGCTCGCGCAGGTGGCCTGCCGCGCCGGCGACCTCGCCGTGGACGCGGCCGCGTTCGAGCGCGAGCGCGACGCGATGGCGGACGCGCTGCGCCGCCGCCCGCCCACGCTGCACGAGACCGCCGGGCAGCAGCTGCTCGAGCTGCTCTACCCCGGGCACCCCTACTCGGCCGAGGTCACCGAGGCGCGGGTGCGCGCGTTCCGCGCCGCGGACGCGGGGAAGTGGCTCGGGCTGAACGTGCGGCCGGAGCGGGCCGCCCTCGTCATCGCCGGCGACGTCGAGGCGACCGACGCGCTGTTCGAGCGCATCGAGCAGCGGCTCGGGCGGTGGCGGCCGCGCGGCGGCGACGGCACCCTGCCGGCGCGTCCGCCGGCGCCGCTGCCCGGCCGGCGCGAGCTGGTGGTGGTGGACCGCCCCGGCTGGCGGGTGGCCGAGGTGCTGGTGGGCGTGCGCGTCCCGCCCCGCGGCGCGCGCGACGAGGCCGCGTTCCGGACGCTGTCCTGGCGGCTCCAGCACGTGCTCACCGCCCGGCTCCGCGAGGGCGAGGGGCTCACCTACCGGGTGTCGCTCTCGATGCTGGAGCAGTCGCTGGGCAGCGCGCTCGTGCTCTCCACCGCGGTGGACCGCGCCCGCGCCGGCGAGGCGCTCGCGGCCGTCCTGGCCGAGCTCGCCGCCTCGGCCCGGCCGCTCGACCCGGAGGCGCTGGCCCGGGCCCGCTGGCGCGCGGTGCGCCGCGCCGGCCGCGCCCTCGGCACCTCCTGGCGGAACGCGCTGCGCCTCACCGAGATGTTCGTGCACGGCCTGCCGCCGGACGAGTGGGACACGTTCGCGGCGCGCGCTGCGGCGCTCGACGCCCGCGCGCTCGTGGCCGAGGCCGGGCGCTGGGCGCTCGGCCGCGAGGCGATCGTGGTGGTGGGCGACGCCGCCGTGATCGCGCCGGCGCTGGAGGCCGCAGGCCTCCCGGCGCGGGTGCTGCCGGCGATCGCGCGGCGGCCGCCGGCGGAGACCGCCGCGGTCGGGAGCGCGGCCGCGGAGCCCGGGCCGCGCGCTTCGGCGCCCTGA